TATGCTAACGCATTTGTTTTCTAACGCATCCACATGCGGTTGCTGCAGCTGGGGAGCAGACacggctgcgtgtgcgcgccagTGATCGGAGTGCATCCGTGGGAAAATCTTTGGTGCTTTCCCCGTGGTCCCTACTTGCATTGGCCTTCCGCATCACGCTTTTTTCTCAGCTCTCCTGTGCCTTTTGACTACAGTCTGAAAACACAACTTCGTTTCTTTCAATGGATTGTGAACCAATGATGGTGAAAAAACTATCGTCAAAGTGGGTGCATCAACTATTACTAATTTcgcgtttttcttttcagATGGATCTGTGTGTGGCAAAAAAGCTGAAATGAATTTTTCATCCTTCTCCTCAAGCGGAAAAACAGTAATCGTGGATGAACCCCCAAAAAATAATATATGTACGTTTTATCTTCCACAAACCATAAAGAGCTCAATACAGTACATCACAAAAGCCCACAACACAGCACTGCGCGACGAGGACAGATGTATCAGTACAGGGAAAAATAGAAAAGAATCCAGATGTACTTATTCGCTGTACATTCTCTCGAATTCCTTAGACTTCTCCATACACTGAATCATGGCTTCAATAATAGAGGAGCGCATCCCGCCTTTCTCCAGAAAGCGAACGGCCTCGATGGTGGTCCCGCCCGGTGAGCAAACCATGTCCTTCAGAGCACTAGGTGTTTTGCCGCTATCCTGCAGCATCTTCGCCGCACCGAGAACGGCCTGAGCAGCCATTTCATAGGACTGCGCTCGGGGAATACCACCAcgcacagcgccgtcgctCAGTGCCTCCATAAACATGAAAACATACGCGGGGGAAGACCCGGCGACACCGACGACTCCGTGAATCGCCGACTCCGCCACAAGGTACGACTTTCCAATCGCACTGAACAGCTTCATCACTACTGCCTCGTCATCAGGCGTCACAGCAGAGTTACCACTGATCGATGTtactccctcccccacgtATGAAGGAATGTTCGGCATCACCCGCACGACTTTTGTTTTCGGAGGACAATGATTTTCAATCGTTGCTATAGGTACACCCGCAGCCATGGATACAACGAGCTTGGATGGTGTTATCTTCTCCTTGATCGTCTCCAGCACAGGCACGATCCCGTATGGCTTCACACCCAGCATGATGATATCCGACTTTTCAGCCAGTTCAACAGCACTCACGCTCTTCACCTGGTACAGAGAGACCAGCCGTTCATTTGTGGATGCGCTTCGATTGCAAATAAAGGTATTCTCTGGCCCTAACGCCTTCGCCTTCAGCAAGCCCGCCATGATGCATTCACCCATGCTGCCACATCCCAAGAAACCAATCTTCAGCTCCGACATCGTGCTCGTCGCCCACCACTGCTTGCAAAGGAGACAGCCTGAACACAAACTGGTTGACACGCTAAACTGTA
This genomic interval from Leishmania major strain Friedlin complete genome, chromosome 13 contains the following:
- the P5CR gene encoding pyrroline-5-carboxylate reductase, which produces MSELKIGFLGCGSMGECIMAGLLKAKALGPENTFICNRSASTNERLVSLYQVKSVSAVELAEKSDIIMLGVKPYGIVPVLETIKEKITPSKLVVSMAAGVPIATIENHCPPKTKVVRVMPNIPSYVGEGVTSISGNSAVTPDDEAVVMKLFSAIGKSYLVAESAIHGVVGVAGSSPAYVFMFMEALSDGAVRGGIPRAQSYEMAAQAVLGAAKMLQDSGKTPSALKDMVCSPGGTTIEAVRFLEKGGMRSSIIEAMIQCMEKSKEFERMYSE